The following proteins are encoded in a genomic region of Triticum dicoccoides isolate Atlit2015 ecotype Zavitan chromosome 1B, WEW_v2.0, whole genome shotgun sequence:
- the LOC119350661 gene encoding F-box protein At5g46170-like — protein sequence AGPRRWRCEEEEQQPHRLSAAAAADDRFDGLPDPLLLLIFNRIGDVKALGRCALVSRRFRALVPLVDSVLVRVDCVIPDDPASSGSPSSSAPSFPTATASARARGVFSQIARMLIGGIVKPIQALGQILSHAGSASASLSSFRRSASSSLSSSSASAPPGDVSHHSPSEVLRSFKELRSLRIELPAGELGMDDGVLLKWKADFGSTLGSCVILGAASASATKDGTTAAPPPAAADCAESDDSGSIPESFYTNGGLKLRVLWTISSLIAASARHYLLQPIIADHALLESLDLTDADGQGVLTMDKWQLQELRVRPVSASGDSHRTLMPALSMRLWYAPHIELPGGTVLNGATLVAIKPSEEAMMDAVGNATAGSAGGSWVSDAFEEPYRTAVGVLLKRRMYSLEMNSF from the coding sequence GCAGGGCCCCGCCGGTGGCGctgcgaggaggaggagcagcagccgcACCGCCTCTCGGCGGCCGCCGCGGCCGACGACCGCTTCGACGGCCTCCCCGACCCTCTGCTCCTCCTCATCTTCAACCGCATCGGCGACGTCAAGGCGCTCGGCCGCTGCGCGCTCGTCTCCCGCCGCTTCCGCGCCCTCGTGCCCCTCGTCGACTCCGTGCTCGTCCGCGTCGACTGCGTCATCCCCGACGaccccgcctcctccggctccccgTCCTCCTCCGCGCCGTCGTTCcccaccgccaccgcctccgcccGCGCGCGCGGCGTCTTCTCGCAGATCGCGCGCATGCTCATCGGCGGCATCGTCAAGCCCATCCAGGCGCTCGGCCAGATCCTCTCCCACGccggctccgcctccgcctccctctcctccttccgccgctccgcctcctcctcgctcTCGTCCTCCTCGGCGTCGGCGCCCCCCGGCGACGTCTCGCACCACTCGCCCTCCGAGGTGCTCCGCTCCTTCAAGGAGCTCCGCAGCCTCCGCATCGAGCTCCCCGCCGGCGAGCTCGGCATGGACGACGGCGTGCTGCTCAAGTGGAAGGCCGACTTCGGCTCCACGCTCGGCAGCTGCGTCATCCTCGGCGCCGCCTCCGCCTCTGCCACCAAGGACGGCACTACGGCCGcacctcctcctgctgctgctgatTGTGCCGAGTCTGACGATTCAGGGAGCATACCGGAGTCCTTCTACACCAACGGGGGGCTTAAGCTGCGGGTGCTGTGGACCATCAGCTCGTTGATTGCGGCGTCGGCCCGGCATTACCTGCTGCAGCCCATCATTGCCGACCACGCGTTGCTGGAGAGCCTGGATCTGACGGACGCCGATGGGCAGGGCGTGCTCACCATGGACAAGTGGCAGCTGCAGGAGCTACGGGTCAGGCCAGTATCAGCATCTGGTGACTCGCACCGCACGCTCATGCCGGCCCTTAGCATGCGGTTGTGGTATGCGCCACACATTGAGCTGCCTGGGGGCACGGTCTTGAATGGAGCAACACTGGTGGCCATCAAGCCGAGCGAAGAGGCAATGATGGACGCAGTTGGGAATGCAACTGCTGGGTCGGCAGGTGGATCCTGGGTTTCAGATGCCTTCGAGGAGCCATATCGGACGGCCGTCGGTGTGCTTCTCAAGCGGAGGATGTATAGCCTTGAGATGAACTCATTCTAA